One window from the genome of Thermus sediminis encodes:
- the adhP gene encoding alcohol dehydrogenase AdhP yields the protein MANTMKAAVVHAFGQPLSIEELPVPEPGEGQILVKVEASGVCHTDLHAAEGDWPVKPKLPLIPGHEAAGYVAAVGKGVRNVKEGDRVGVPWLHKACGYCEYCLTGRETICPEQRNTGYSVDGGYAEYVLADPNYVGRLPDNVPFTDIAPILCAGVTVYKGIKATNVRPGQWIAISGIGGLGHVAVQYAKAMGMYVAAVDIADDKLQLARDLGADLTINAALEDPDQVLQKQIGGAHGALVTAVSLKAFEQACKIVRRGGTISLIGLPPGEFPLPVFDMVLNEITVRGSIVGTRADLREALDYAGAGKVKAKVRLEPLENINQVFSEMKAGKIAGRVVLTL from the coding sequence ATGGCGAATACGATGAAGGCTGCGGTCGTTCACGCCTTTGGGCAGCCCTTGTCCATAGAGGAGCTACCGGTCCCAGAGCCCGGGGAGGGCCAGATTCTCGTCAAGGTGGAGGCCTCCGGCGTGTGCCACACCGACCTGCATGCGGCGGAGGGGGACTGGCCAGTGAAGCCCAAGCTGCCCCTGATCCCCGGCCACGAGGCTGCAGGCTATGTTGCGGCGGTAGGGAAGGGGGTCAGAAATGTTAAGGAAGGGGACCGGGTTGGGGTTCCTTGGCTCCATAAGGCCTGCGGCTATTGTGAATACTGCCTGACTGGTCGTGAAACCATCTGTCCAGAGCAGCGCAACACCGGTTACTCCGTGGACGGCGGGTATGCAGAGTACGTCCTAGCTGACCCGAACTACGTGGGTCGCTTGCCAGACAATGTTCCTTTCACTGATATCGCACCCATACTTTGCGCGGGTGTAACTGTCTACAAGGGGATCAAAGCCACCAATGTTCGTCCGGGCCAATGGATAGCCATCTCGGGGATTGGTGGCCTTGGCCATGTGGCTGTTCAGTACGCCAAAGCGATGGGAATGTATGTGGCGGCGGTGGACATCGCCGACGACAAGCTACAACTCGCCCGGGATCTCGGTGCCGACCTGACAATTAACGCTGCGCTGGAAGACCCCGACCAGGTCTTGCAGAAGCAGATTGGCGGTGCGCATGGGGCCTTGGTTACCGCAGTTTCCCTCAAAGCCTTCGAACAGGCTTGTAAAATAGTGCGACGCGGTGGAACCATCTCTTTGATCGGCCTGCCGCCAGGAGAGTTCCCCCTGCCGGTTTTTGATATGGTCCTGAACGAGATTACTGTGCGGGGCTCCATCGTCGGCACCCGTGCCGATCTCAGGGAGGCACTAGATTACGCCGGCGCTGGAAAGGTCAAGGCCAAGGTCCGCCTAGAGCCCCTAGAAAACATCAATCAAGTGTTTTCGGAGATGAAGGCAGGCAAGATAGCAGGCAGGGTGGTGCTGACGCTTTAG
- a CDS encoding IS4 family transposase has protein sequence MEEFFRLLRAGLGLESFQVRGLSRIRKVVAVLLGLAVFLWEVRRSGGVLEGLLLRLGGKLGIASERDGPYLLLRGLVRLLNYEVTKEALEEEEGSFG, from the coding sequence GTGGAGGAGTTTTTCCGCCTTCTGAGGGCGGGGTTGGGGCTTGAGAGCTTTCAGGTGCGGGGGCTTAGCCGGATTCGCAAGGTGGTGGCTGTTTTGCTGGGGCTGGCGGTGTTTCTTTGGGAGGTGCGGCGGTCTGGGGGTGTCTTGGAGGGCCTCCTTTTGCGGCTTGGGGGAAAGCTGGGGATAGCCAGTGAGCGGGATGGTCCCTACCTGCTCTTGCGGGGCTTGGTCCGCCTGCTCAACTACGAGGTCACCAAGGAGGCCTTGGAAGAGGAGGAGGGAAGTTTTGGGTAA